TCTTGTCCCAAATAATAGCCTGACCAAAAACCACGATTGTAAACCGTTTCTAGGGCTTTCATCCAAACTGCTGTTTTTTCTTTAGAGAAAGTGCCTTCGTAATACGCATCGATCGCTTCACGGTAGGTTTTGGTTACTGTCGCCACATATTCTGGCGCACGGCCTCGCCCTTCGATTTTTAAAACCTGAATTCCAGATTCAATCACTTGATCTAAGAAATCCAAAGTACATAAATCTTTTGGCGACATCATGTATTCGTTATCCAATTCAATTTCAAAACCCGTTTCTTGATCGATAACGGTATATTTTTTTCGGCAGTTTTGCTTGCATGCACCACGATTGGCAGAGGAATTATGTGAATGCAGACTCAGATAACATTTTCCTGAAACTGCCATACATAAAGCACCGTGGCCAAAAATTTCGATTTCTACTAAATTTCCGTTCGGCCCTTTGATCTGATCTTTTTCTATTTGTTCTGTGATTTTCTTTACTTGACGTAAACTCAATTCACGACTTAAAACCATTGTATCGGCAAACAAGCTGTAGAATTTAATGGTTTCAATATTAGTAATATTCAATTGAGTTGAAATATGAACTTCCATTCCGATTGATCTTGCCATCGCAATTACAGCCTGATCAGATGCAATTACAGCAGTAATATTGGCTTCTTTCGCTTTTGTCAATAATGTTTTCACAACCGACAGATCGTGATCGTAAATAATGGTGTTTAAAGTAAGATAGCTGCGAACATTTTTAGCTTCACAACGATTGGCAATTTCTTTTAAATCTTCAATAGTAAAATTAACAGTAGATCTTGCGCGCATGTTGAGTTGTTCAACGCCAAAATATACAGAATCACAGCCATTATCTAAAGCAGCCTGAAGCGACTCAAAGTCCCCAGCGGGAGCCATGAGTTCAATTTTGTTGGTAATTGTCATTTTTGATTTATTATTCCGATGACACGTTTTTCGAATCTAATCATCTAACAATTGACAAAAATAATGTGGTTTAAATTAGATTTCTATGATTTATATCATAGTCTACATTTTAAAAATTATTCGAAGTAGCCCACGGTTTTTCCTCTCAACATCTTTTCAATATAACCCGTGGTTTCAACCACGGGGAACGTATTGATGAACATATTTATCCCAACAAACTTGCAAAATTTACAATCATTATGGATACTCTCTGTCTTCCTGCGGTTGAAACCGCAGGCTATATTTTCCCTTC
The Flavobacterium humidisoli DNA segment above includes these coding regions:
- a CDS encoding peptidase U32 family protein; translation: MTITNKIELMAPAGDFESLQAALDNGCDSVYFGVEQLNMRARSTVNFTIEDLKEIANRCEAKNVRSYLTLNTIIYDHDLSVVKTLLTKAKEANITAVIASDQAVIAMARSIGMEVHISTQLNITNIETIKFYSLFADTMVLSRELSLRQVKKITEQIEKDQIKGPNGNLVEIEIFGHGALCMAVSGKCYLSLHSHNSSANRGACKQNCRKKYTVIDQETGFEIELDNEYMMSPKDLCTLDFLDQVIESGIQVLKIEGRGRAPEYVATVTKTYREAIDAYYEGTFSKEKTAVWMKALETVYNRGFWSGYYLGQELGEWSDIPGSAATQKKVYVGKGTHYFPKAEIGQFKIEAYDIKVGDKILVTGPSTGAQEMIIDEMFVNDLTAEKATKGDDCTFKLPFRIRMSDKLYKIVEA